One region of Scomber scombrus chromosome 10, fScoSco1.1, whole genome shotgun sequence genomic DNA includes:
- the LOC133987255 gene encoding uncharacterized protein LOC133987255, which translates to MWDHAFPNYLLMSQTVTRATRPVQPTALSSSSRPKPAALTPILPRPPASTHLQPRPPAASTYGPPPVSAAPIMLVLPAQPQALRPVAWAILHPELCPSCTNSEGIHA; encoded by the exons ATGTGGGATCATGCCTTTCCAA ATTATTTGTTGATGAGCCAGACTGTGACTCGCGCGACCCGGCCCGTTCAGCCCACTGCGTTGTCGTCCTCCTCCCGGCCGAAGCCTGCTGCGCTCACCCCCATTCTGCCGAGGCCTCCTGCGTCCACCCACCTCCAGCCGAGGCCTCCTGCTGCGTCCACCTATGGCCCACCCCCTGTGTCGGCAGCACCCATAATGCTGGTCCTCCCCGCACAGCCACAGGCCCTCCGTCCTGTTGCGTGGGCCATCCTGCACCCAGAGCTTTGTCCCTCCTGCACCAACAGTGAAGGCATTCATGCCTAA